Genomic DNA from Vibrio sp. SNU_ST1:
ACAACAGTGTTTACGCGTATAAGTTTGGCGACGAAGAAGGCCGAGTGACCCAAGATGCGTACTGGAGAGATGTGGGTACTATCGACTCTTACTACCAGTCTAATATGGATCTGTTAAAGCCAGCCTCACCTATCGATTTATACCAACCAGATTGGGCGATTCGCACCTACGAGCCGCAACTTCCGCCTGCGCGAACCATTGCTTCTGTAGAAGGAAACCAAGGAATATTCATCAACTCGATGATAGCGAATGGCGTGGTGATTGAAGGAGGTTCGGCGCAAAACTCTATCTTCTTCCCTAAAGTGAAAGTCAGCAATGCCGCGATTGTGATTGATAGTATTCTGTTTGAAGATGTTGAGATTGGGAAAAATTGCCACATACAAAACTGCATCATAGATAAGAACGTCAAAGTGCCAGATGGCACCCAAATCGGTATTGATAACCTTGCCGACGCTAAACGCTTTCACATATCGACACAAGGCGTCATTGTGGTGCCCTCTTCTTACCAATTTGAAGAATAGCTATCGCTAAAACCAGATGGCGCTATAAGGGCAGCCAAGAGTTGCCTTATTCAATAGTCGCATTCACGGAGCTTTGCTTTTTTATATAAACCACACTTTTTATATCAACTGCCGTGATTTAAAAAGAAAGCATTATCGGCATCAAACTAGCAATGATTTATAAAACTTAAACTAGAATAAGTATTTGAGCTGACGTTTGGTTAAGGCGATAAAACCTAGGCTGGCAAGGTAGATTAGAGGAATGCTTCGCGAGTGAGGTATTTTTGAACATGTATTGAAAACACGAAACATAATATGCGATCAGTTCTTCGGACTTTCAAGGGAGTAAAGGGAGATTATTTGATAACACTGAAGTGAATCACACATGTGCTATTTCGCAGTTGGTTAAACTAACCGATGTTTGCTACGTTTAAATGACACAGTCATTGGAAAGGTATGATTTATGAAAATAAATGTTCAAACACATCATGTATCAATTAACGACGAGTCACGCAAAGACATCGAAGGTAAATTCGAGAAGATATCTAACCATTTCCCATCACTGATCAGCTGCGACATCATCATCACAAAAGAACATGGTCAACACCAGGTTGAAGTGTTCACCAACTACGAAGGTGTACGTGTAAACGCAAAAGCTACAGATGACGTTATGTATCCAGCTATCGCTTCAGCACTCAAGAAACTTGAAGCAGGCCTAAGTAACCGTAAGGGACAATTGAAATCAGACTTACACGAGAAACCAACGAGCACGAAGCCAGAAATTGCTTCAGACATCATCCAAGAGATGAAACTGGTATAACTCGACGAATAGTTAAAGCGCACTGACGAATAGAAGCGCACAAGAATTCCAAAGCCAGCATGCGTTGCTGGCTTTTTCGATCTATAGCTCGATCTATCAATCACTTTGATTGTTGCTATCGCGACTGTCTTCCCCTTTGCCTCCTACCTTAGAACCAAGTCCAACGCTATAACGTTTTAACGTTTTAACGTTTTAACAAACTTTAACCACGAAAGGTCAACACGCCCTAGTAGTATTTGATACAGTTATAAACAAAAATTTAAACAAGAAAGGAATGTTTATTATGAAAAAAATCGCATTAACTCTATTTCTCGCGACTCAACTTATGGCCTGTACAGAAGTGGGCAGTGAAGCTTGGTGTACTGATATGAAAGAGAAACCGAAAGGCGACTGGACTGCCAATGAAGCGGGAGACTTTGCTAAGCATTGTGTTTTCTAAACACAGCTCAGCATTAATTAGCAACACTGAGTGTAGACGTTTAACGACGAACTGCTCACTCTAAGCGACACAATCAATGGAATAGTGAGTTTTTAGATGGAACACCAACTAGGCAATAACTGGAAGCACATCGAATGGGTATTAACCGACGTCGATGACACGCTCACTTGGCAAGGTTCACTCCCTCCTGAAACCTTGATTGCGTTACAAAAGCTAAGAGACAATGGAATCAAAGTGGTCGCGGTGACTGGCGCTTGTGCGGGTTGGTGTGATCATATTGCACAACTATGGCCTGTCGATGCCGTGCTTGGAGAGAACGGCGCCTTCTTATTAGAGAAACAAGATGGCGCATTACAGCTTTCATCGGAAACACCACTAGAGCAAGTGCGCCAGAGCCAAACCAAGCTAAAACAACAAGTTGAAGCGATCTTGGCGAGTTACCCAGATCTATCCCTAACTCTGGACCAATCTTACCGCTTGTGTGAGGTCGCGATTGATATCGGCCAAAACCGTGAACCTGTTGACCCTGAAATAGTGCAAGTGGTACTTGAAAGAATACATGCTTTAGGCGCACACGCGACGGCAAGTTCGATTCATATCAATGCTTGGTATGGCGAACACTCAAAGAAAAACGCAGTACATCGTTTTCTGGCTAATAAAGGCCTATCGCTTGAACAAATCCACAAGCAAGCGTGTTATGTCGGCGATTCAATGAATGATCAACAGATGTTCGAATCACTACCGCTCACCGTTGGCGTGGCTAACATTCAGCATTATTGGGATAAACTAGATCATCATCCAAGCAAGGTGATGTCACAACCGGGTGGCTATGGGTTTGCAGAATTTGTGGATGCACTTCTGACGCTTAAAAGTGAGACAGCGAAAAGCTAACCATCCTTGTCTAAACAAGCTTTCTGCCTATTCAAACAACATAAAAAAACGACCGCTAGGTAGACCGAAGTACCTAGGGTCGTTTGAGCTTCAAAATGCTAGATAAGCTCTTAACTTTGACACATCACACAAAACACGCTGCATTGCACCATATGTTTATATGAGTTTGTTACGAATATGGATCACCACAGCTTCTGCAACGATAACCACTGCGAAGATACTCACTAATACCATCGAAACTTTTTGCCACTCAAAAAGGTTCTGAGCATCGTTTAGCACCACGCCAATACCACCCGCGCCCACCAAACCCAGTACCGCAGATTCACGTACATTGATATCCCAACGGAACAGCACGATGGAATAGAACGCTGGCATCACTTGTGGCCAATAACCTTTAAGTAAAACGCTCATCCAAGAAGCGCCTGTCGCGCGTAAAGCTTCAATAGGCCCCATGTTCACTTCGGCAATTGCTTCCGCTAACAGCTTCCCTACAAAGCCGATACTACGAATAGCAATTGCCATAATGCCTGCGAGAACACCGGGGCCAAACAGTGCGATGAACAGCAATGCCCAAACCAATGAGTTCACAGAACGTGAAGACACGAGAAAGAATTGAGCAATCCAGTTCAAAGCTTTATTCGGAGTGATATTTGGCGCGTTCATCAGCGCCAAAGGGATAGCAAATACCAAGGTAAACAAGGTACCTAACGTCGCGATGTGCAGTGTCTCAATCATCGCTGCGTGAATCGACTCAGGATAGAAGGCGTAATCCATTGGCACCATACGCTCGAACATATCAGCAAACTGCGCTGGTGCGTCGTATAGGAACTCAGGAATCACTTCAACGGTTTGCCAAGACCACACGATGGCGCACACAAGGCTAAGGTAAACGGCAAATCGAGCCACACGTTCGTTGGGTGTAAAGCGCTGCCACTCTCTATCGATAGATGCAGTTGTCATTAGAAGATTCTCCTAACAATATTGGAAAGAAATTCACCCACAAGAATCAATGCGATAATGGTGATCAAAATAGCGGCAACGAAGTCGTAGTCAAAACGTTGGAATGCAGAGAAAAGAGTACCGCCAAGGCCGCCCGCCCCCACAATGCCAACCATGGTTGAATTACGTAGATTTGAATCCAACTGGTAGCTAGCAAAGCCAATGAAACGAGTAAATACCTGAGGCATCACCGCGTACAGAATGACGCTGACAAAGCTCGCCCCCGTTGCTTTAATCGCTTCAACTGGTTTAAAAGAGATCTCTTCAATGGCTTCAGCAAAAAGCTTGGCAATAAAACCAATCGATGCGAATACCAAAGTCAGGATCCCAGCAAGGGCACCGAAACCCACCGCTTTCACAAATAGAATGGCAATGATCACTGGGTGGAAAGAACGACACAGTGCGATGAAGCCACGAATAGGTGTCGATACAATCGAAGGCATCATGTTTCTTGCGGCAAGTAAGCCAAGAAACAATGAGATGATGATGCCGAAGAAACTCGAAATGATCGCTATCTGTAAGCTCTCCGCTAAGCCACTTAGCAGTAGATTAGTACGCGAGAAATCTGGCGGGAACATTCTTGATAGTAACCGCTCACTTTCACCAAAACCGATGACCAAACGATCAAAGGTCAGCCCTAGCGTCGAGAAACTGTAAAACAGGTAGCCAATGATTGCAGCGATAATTGCACGGTTAGTCCATGAGGTTTTGAACGGATTTTCATGCTTCGCTTGCGATGCGCTTGATGGAATACTTGGCGACGAGCTTGGGTTTAATCCAGCCATGACTCACCCCCATAAATAATTTTTAGGTCTTCTTCTGAAATACCTTCAGGGCTGCCGTCATAATGCACTTTACCGTTACACATGCCGATGATGCGCTTGGCATAACGCTTGGCTAAGTTCACATCGTGGATATTCACCAACACTGGAATGTTTTTCTGTTCTGCGAATGTCTCCATCAACTCCATGATCTCAACCGCTGTTTTTGGGTCGAGTGATGACGTTGGTTCATCCGCCAATAAGATATATGGGTCTTGCATAACGGCGCGAGCGATACCAACACGTTGTCTTTGACCGCCCGATAAACTGTCGGCACGTTGGTTGGCAAAGTCTTGTAGGCCCACAAATTCGAGCAATTCGAACGCTTTGGCTAAGTCTTGCGCAGAGTAGTTACGACGCCATGCATTCCAAGCGGTCATATAGCCTAAACGGCCACTTAACACGTTCTCGATAACCGTTAAACGTTCCACGAGGTTATATTCTTGGAACACCATGCCGATGTGTCGACGCTGTTTACGCAGCGCTTGACCTTTCAATTGAGTCAGGTCTGCCCCATCAAAAATGATTTCACCTTGGCTTGGATCGTTGAGGCGGTTGATACAGCGCAGAAGCGTACTTTTACCGGTACCAGATGGCCCAATGATCGCGATGATGCCTGGCTCATCGATATCAATATTAATGCCTTTAAGGATTGGCTTGCCTGCCACATATTCGTGAAAAAGGTTGTTTATCTTTATTCCTTCATAGCTTGCTACGGCCATACTGCATTTCCTTGTGCGAATTTTAGAATGATCTATGCCCTACCCGCGAGGGCATAGATTTTTAGTTAAGGTAAGTATTTAAAGAACTAAGTCTTTCTAAAACTTAGCCTTCCAACAGAGCTAAGAGTTAGCCGTTGTTTGCTTGTTTTGCTAGCTCAGCGGCTTTTTTCTTCGCGCGTTTAGCCGCATCTTTTTCAGCCAACTTCTTCAGGCCAGTTTTGGTGTAAGCCGTACCTGTCGCATGAGCAATATCACGAATCACATCCCACTCTTCTTTGTAGCTGATTGGCGAGAAACGGTCGGCACCTTTAAACGATGCGCTCATTTCTGGTGTAAAGCGGTAGCTAAAGAAAGCTTCGTTGATCTTCTCAACCAGTTCTGGTTTTAGGTTGTAAGCATAGCCAAATGCCGACGTTGGGAAGCGTGGGCTACGGTAGATGATCTTCAGTTCAGAATCGTCGACACGACCTGCTGCGACCATGCGATCGTACACGTCCGATGCCACAGGTGCCGCATCATAGTCTCCGTTGAAAACGCCTAGAATCGATTGGTCATGCTTACCTGAGTAAAGCACTTTGTAATCTTCATCTGGCACTAGGCCTTTCGCTGGGAATAACGCACGTGGAGCTAGGTTGCCAGAGTTGGAAGATGCAGAAGTGTGTGCAACCTTTTTGCCTTTCAGATCAGACATTTTGTTAATGCCGCTGTCTTTACGCACAATCGTGATTAGGTTGTAGCCTTGAAAGCCAGACTCATCTCCCTTCACCGCAATTGGAACGTAACCTGCTAAGTTAACTGCGTAGCCTGTTGGGCCCGTAGAGAAACCTGCAACGTGCAATCGACCAGAGCGCATCGCTTCTACTTGTGCAGAGTTTGAGTGCACCGTGTAGTAAATCACTCGCTTACCTGTAATTTTACTTAGGTGAGCTTGGAAATCCGCAAACGCATCTTTATACAACGCTGGGTCTTCTACTGGCGTGTAAGTAAACACAAGCGTACTTGGGTCATTCCACTCATCTGGATTCTTTGGTGAATCGGCGACCAAATCTTGGTTTTCATCACAGTATCGATCGTCTAACACACCACGACTAGAGCAGTCGCTTGCCATAGCCATTGAAGGAAGTAGTAATGAGCTAGCGATTAACAGTCCTTTAACACTGATTTTCATATTCAAACCTTACTTTTACTTATTGTTGAAAGTCACCTTCGCTACTGCAGTCTTTGTGCCACCTTTTAATTTGTTTAATTTCAACAGCTTAAACAAAACTCCAAATTGGAAAATTACTTTTGTGTCATTACTGTCCAACCAAGAAGGCCCTATTTGGGTCATTTATGTCCCGCCAATTTCGGTGGTAAAAAAAGAGCCCGAAGGCTCTTTGGTTCACTGCTTTTTCTCTTATTGTTCTTTGGCTAAGTGCTCTCTATACAAACGCTATAATTATCGATGTAAAGCGAAGCTCACAACAGCCTAAGCGTCACTGTCCATACAGTTAGCGTAGTAAGTCACCGTTGCAGGCCAATCGCTGAATACGCCCATAACACCAACATCTTGCGCCAGTACATCAAGCATTTTCATCATGTCGCCATCATTGTTGATGCCATCTTTCACGCTTTGGTAATACCAACCGCCGCCTTGCGCTAGCGGGCCTGAACGCTCAAGTGTCCATGCAATAATCTCAAGGTCAGCATCTTTTGCCAGTTTTGCGTAGTTAGACGCAACCAATTCGTTGTTCTCACCTAACTCAACCAAAGCAAACAGAGGTGGCGCGATGATATTCACACCCGCATCGTGCAGCTCTTTCATGTTTTCAACAGACGCGACAAAGTCCGCTTGCTCATAGACACGGTCGTCAAGGTAAACGGCTTGCTTACCGAACTTAGGCGTCTCATTAACCCAGTACTTCACATCATCCAAGTTGAATGACTGTAAGTAAGTGTCCGAAGGCTCAAAGCCCGCCTCTTTCAGTTCATCCACTAACTTCTGCGCGTACATCTCTTGGCTAAAGCCATTGAAAGGCATTTCAACCGCCGCTGATTTCAATTCAGGAGTCACCTTAACGCCGTGCTCTTTAAACAATGCCGCACTTTCGGCGTGTGTCATCAGTGTTCCACTTTGGCTGTAAAGGTCGGTTCTCCAGCCAGGAGTGCCATTCATGTACTCTTCGACAGTGGTTGCTTTTGGGTTCGCACCATCCATTTTCCCTTTCAGGGTCTTAAACTCCGCTAGCGTGAAATCAGAAGTACGACACTCAACCTGCGCATCTTCGCCTGTCGCTAGGTTGGCAGGCGTGAACGGTGTTGAACACTTCTTAGCGAGAGCTGGATGCGCCAAAACATCGGTTGTGGTGTGTAGATCACTTTGCGAGTGACGACATACCAACGCTTTATCTTTAGTAAAAGTGACATCGCACTCCACTACGCCCGCGCCCATTTGAATCGCTGCTAAGTAGGATTCCTTGGTGTGCTCAGGAAACTGCATCGCAGCTCCGCGATGTCCAATAGAAAAATCACTACGGTGAAAAGGTCCTTCACTGCAACTCAACAGCTTGGTTTTCAAAGGGCTCTCATCCATATTGTTCACTAAAAACAGGGGGCGAGGACCTAAGTCAGCTGACTCTGTTGCAGCCCATGCCGTCATCGAGCTCACACCTAGTATCAGAGCAATCGAACCTTTCAGTATTTGCTTCATGTTTGTATCTCCTTGCAACAAGCAATTATTTTTCTAACTTCCTTTATTCGATCATTCAGTGTTGGATCGCTGTCATATATAGATAGCTGTCATATATATTTTGACTTAGCACCGAATAACCTCATGTGAACGTATGCCACAATGTAGTAATTGCATGCATTGTGCCAAATGTTAAAGCCCTTTTATTACAATTACTTGAAACGGTTAACCATTCGACTAAAAGTTAAATGGGTCATTGTTGTCTTGTGCTTTTATTAAGCGAATGAATGAACCAGTTAGGCCTTGAAGCTCTCTTTATCCAATTGGTGTTTCTTCATTTTTCGATAAAGCGTTTTACGTGGCAGGTTCAGCTTGCTTGAGACCTCATTGATGTTGCCAGCGCTTTCTATTAGCGCTTCCGTCAGAACATTTCGTTCGTACTGCTCCATCTGCTTTTCAAAAGCAAAATCTTCTCCGGATGCTTCACAAATTGGCGATTGAAGATCGAAACCATCACCGACGATACCCAACACAAATCGATCAGCGACATTACGTAGTTCACGAACGTTACCCGGCCATTCATGCCGACATAGCTGCTGTACCTGCTCAGGGTAAATCGTCGATGGGCGCGTCTTATATTTGTGGCTCGCTTGAATCACAAAGTGACGGAACAGCACCTGAATGTCCTCTTTGCGTTGACGCAATGCAGGAAGGCTTAAGCTAGCAATATTAAGACGATAGAAGAGATCGGCTCTGAACTCCCCCTTTTCACTCAAGCTCGCAAGATCAGCTTTGCTGGCGGCTACCACCACAATATCGACCGGGATTAACTCGTTACCACCAACGCGCTCTATCATTCGTTCTTGAATGACGCGCAGCAGTTTAATTTGCACCGCAATTGGCATACTTTCGATTTCATCAAGAAACAGAGTTCCGCCATTGGCTTGTTCTATTTTGCCAATGCGTTTCTTGTTGGCACTAGTAAACGAGCCCGCTTCATGACCAAACAACTCACTTTCGATAATGCTTTCTGTCATGCCGCCACAGTTAATCGCGACAAACGGCTTCGCCTTACGACGGCTAAATTGATGCAATGCGCGAGCAATCACCTCTTTGCCCGTTCCAGTTTCGCCGTTGATGATGGTATCAACACCGGTATGAGACAGTGCTAGCACTTGCTTGCGTATCGTATCCATCGCTTTTGATTGGCCAATAACCACAGATTCAATCGGTAACTCAGCCTCCTCATCACCGTCTGTAGCTGCTGGGCAACTTTGCTGACATTGGGTAATCGCCAAATCAAGCTTCTCCACCAGCTCACTCGAATTAAGCGGTTTTTCTAGAAAATCGAAAGCGCCAAGCTTCATCGCTTCGATCGCCATTGGGATATCGCCATGGCCACTCATCAATAAAACGGGCACATTCGGGGCACGGTGTTGGATTGAGCTCAACAACGTCAAACCGTCCACTTTCGGCATGCGCACGTCACACAACACAACCGACTGACTGTTCGCTTTAAGCGACTTTAAGCCAAGGTTGGGATCAGTGAAGGTGGTGACACTAAACCCTTCTAGCTCCAACATTTCACTCACGGCTTCAACGACATCGATTTCATCATCGATAAGAACTATGTGTTTTTCTGCAGTCATGAGGCAATGCCTTTTGGTAGAGTGACGATAAAAGTGGTGCCTTGGTGTTCAACTGATTCCACGTGAATCGAGCCGCCAAAGTCTTTTATGATGTTGTATGCGATAGACAAACCGAGCCCAAGCCCCTTACCTGTTGTCTTGCGGGTATAAAATGGGTCAAACAGATGCGGAATATCCTCTTCAGGTATCCCTAACCCGTTGTCCATCACCAAAATCTGAATGGTATTCGAATGCTCT
This window encodes:
- a CDS encoding sigma-54 dependent transcriptional regulator gives rise to the protein MTAEKHIVLIDDEIDVVEAVSEMLELEGFSVTTFTDPNLGLKSLKANSQSVVLCDVRMPKVDGLTLLSSIQHRAPNVPVLLMSGHGDIPMAIEAMKLGAFDFLEKPLNSSELVEKLDLAITQCQQSCPAATDGDEEAELPIESVVIGQSKAMDTIRKQVLALSHTGVDTIINGETGTGKEVIARALHQFSRRKAKPFVAINCGGMTESIIESELFGHEAGSFTSANKKRIGKIEQANGGTLFLDEIESMPIAVQIKLLRVIQERMIERVGGNELIPVDIVVVAASKADLASLSEKGEFRADLFYRLNIASLSLPALRQRKEDIQVLFRHFVIQASHKYKTRPSTIYPEQVQQLCRHEWPGNVRELRNVADRFVLGIVGDGFDLQSPICEASGEDFAFEKQMEQYERNVLTEALIESAGNINEVSSKLNLPRKTLYRKMKKHQLDKESFKA
- the phnC gene encoding phosphonate ABC transporter ATP-binding protein — translated: MAVASYEGIKINNLFHEYVAGKPILKGINIDIDEPGIIAIIGPSGTGKSTLLRCINRLNDPSQGEIIFDGADLTQLKGQALRKQRRHIGMVFQEYNLVERLTVIENVLSGRLGYMTAWNAWRRNYSAQDLAKAFELLEFVGLQDFANQRADSLSGGQRQRVGIARAVMQDPYILLADEPTSSLDPKTAVEIMELMETFAEQKNIPVLVNIHDVNLAKRYAKRIIGMCNGKVHYDGSPEGISEEDLKIIYGGESWLD
- a CDS encoding DUF3012 domain-containing protein — encoded protein: MKKIALTLFLATQLMACTEVGSEAWCTDMKEKPKGDWTANEAGDFAKHCVF
- a CDS encoding HAD-IIB family hydrolase, coding for MEHQLGNNWKHIEWVLTDVDDTLTWQGSLPPETLIALQKLRDNGIKVVAVTGACAGWCDHIAQLWPVDAVLGENGAFLLEKQDGALQLSSETPLEQVRQSQTKLKQQVEAILASYPDLSLTLDQSYRLCEVAIDIGQNREPVDPEIVQVVLERIHALGAHATASSIHINAWYGEHSKKNAVHRFLANKGLSLEQIHKQACYVGDSMNDQQMFESLPLTVGVANIQHYWDKLDHHPSKVMSQPGGYGFAEFVDALLTLKSETAKS
- the phnE gene encoding phosphonate ABC transporter, permease protein PhnE, translating into MAGLNPSSSPSIPSSASQAKHENPFKTSWTNRAIIAAIIGYLFYSFSTLGLTFDRLVIGFGESERLLSRMFPPDFSRTNLLLSGLAESLQIAIISSFFGIIISLFLGLLAARNMMPSIVSTPIRGFIALCRSFHPVIIAILFVKAVGFGALAGILTLVFASIGFIAKLFAEAIEEISFKPVEAIKATGASFVSVILYAVMPQVFTRFIGFASYQLDSNLRNSTMVGIVGAGGLGGTLFSAFQRFDYDFVAAILITIIALILVGEFLSNIVRRIF
- the hpf gene encoding ribosome hibernation-promoting factor, HPF/YfiA family, yielding MKINVQTHHVSINDESRKDIEGKFEKISNHFPSLISCDIIITKEHGQHQVEVFTNYEGVRVNAKATDDVMYPAIASALKKLEAGLSNRKGQLKSDLHEKPTSTKPEIASDIIQEMKLV
- a CDS encoding glycerophosphodiester phosphodiesterase family protein, whose product is MKQILKGSIALILGVSSMTAWAATESADLGPRPLFLVNNMDESPLKTKLLSCSEGPFHRSDFSIGHRGAAMQFPEHTKESYLAAIQMGAGVVECDVTFTKDKALVCRHSQSDLHTTTDVLAHPALAKKCSTPFTPANLATGEDAQVECRTSDFTLAEFKTLKGKMDGANPKATTVEEYMNGTPGWRTDLYSQSGTLMTHAESAALFKEHGVKVTPELKSAAVEMPFNGFSQEMYAQKLVDELKEAGFEPSDTYLQSFNLDDVKYWVNETPKFGKQAVYLDDRVYEQADFVASVENMKELHDAGVNIIAPPLFALVELGENNELVASNYAKLAKDADLEIIAWTLERSGPLAQGGGWYYQSVKDGINNDGDMMKMLDVLAQDVGVMGVFSDWPATVTYYANCMDSDA
- the phnE gene encoding phosphonate ABC transporter, permease protein PhnE; the protein is MTTASIDREWQRFTPNERVARFAVYLSLVCAIVWSWQTVEVIPEFLYDAPAQFADMFERMVPMDYAFYPESIHAAMIETLHIATLGTLFTLVFAIPLALMNAPNITPNKALNWIAQFFLVSSRSVNSLVWALLFIALFGPGVLAGIMAIAIRSIGFVGKLLAEAIAEVNMGPIEALRATGASWMSVLLKGYWPQVMPAFYSIVLFRWDINVRESAVLGLVGAGGIGVVLNDAQNLFEWQKVSMVLVSIFAVVIVAEAVVIHIRNKLI
- the phnD gene encoding phosphate/phosphite/phosphonate ABC transporter substrate-binding protein, whose product is MKISVKGLLIASSLLLPSMAMASDCSSRGVLDDRYCDENQDLVADSPKNPDEWNDPSTLVFTYTPVEDPALYKDAFADFQAHLSKITGKRVIYYTVHSNSAQVEAMRSGRLHVAGFSTGPTGYAVNLAGYVPIAVKGDESGFQGYNLITIVRKDSGINKMSDLKGKKVAHTSASSNSGNLAPRALFPAKGLVPDEDYKVLYSGKHDQSILGVFNGDYDAAPVASDVYDRMVAAGRVDDSELKIIYRSPRFPTSAFGYAYNLKPELVEKINEAFFSYRFTPEMSASFKGADRFSPISYKEEWDVIRDIAHATGTAYTKTGLKKLAEKDAAKRAKKKAAELAKQANNG